One part of the Aspergillus luchuensis IFO 4308 DNA, chromosome 5, nearly complete sequence genome encodes these proteins:
- a CDS encoding uncharacterized protein (COG:B;~EggNog:ENOG410PQ5M;~InterPro:IPR036910): protein MAMMSAESPNPVVSQPVVDGTHACANSFIPMDKTNADQRKPEPWCQDNGVRRSNRAVAMTGNGQVEHATLKLNLDLPCPLSEFANGTLHIPVRDMCAWVDRPVETRHQEALQRHGKIPRPMNSFMLYRLAYSDRAKYWLAHDDHQAISILTGRSWKMEPPTSVSSIRRSR from the exons ATGGCAATGATGTCGGCCGAAAGCCCCAATCCTGTGGTTTCACAGCCG GTAGTTGACGGAACCCATGCCTGCGCGAACTCGTTCATCCCGATGGATAAGACCAATGCGGACCAGAGAAAGCCAGAGCCTTGGTGTCAGGATAACGGAGTCCGACGGTCGAATCGTGCCGTAGCTATGACAGGGAACGGCCAAGTCGAGCACGCAACGTTGAAGCTCAATCTAGACCTGCCATGCCCACTCAGCGAATTTGCCAACGGCACGCTGCACATCCCGGTTAGAGACATGTGCGCCTGGGTCGACCGCCCGGTCGAGACACGCCACCAGGAGGCTCTACAACGGCATGGCAAGATTCCACGTCCGATGAACTCATTCATGCTGTACCGGCTGGCGTACAGTGATCGAGCGAAGTACTGGCTCGCCCACGATGATCATcaggccatctccatcctcaccggacggagctggaagatggaaccCCCTACATCCGTAAGCAGTATAAGACGCTCGCGGTGA
- a CDS encoding uncharacterized protein (COG:S;~EggNog:ENOG410PQZF) → MRFFETRRHILSRHSLETLRNVATHPAFGSALRVLVIHPDHLTARHLANFRDKEAAAVDKISYEQHLAEQDHLAASGYDTACLAQGLSKATNCRTIFIEDDIDHRPWGARSLEKLTGVEPNSTLDSLESRKFFARAIHVIFAAVAAGCVPLERFELYVGLSRVPVDPGMLQLPDFCLTMSPITSTLTTLRFTVGPPERGSALPWARHLVRFIVQFSRLEVLRLGFASRIQVGDLKALSEGICLKNLRVLEIDTVSGTEDHLARLLLAHKMTLRDVYLELTELPTLESWKSLLTTVRDELCLDRLEITDCEASDRIVMFGDKQLSDSISIQGGKKVLDNLIGTLTLGKMI, encoded by the coding sequence ATGAGATTTTTTGAGACGCGACGCCACATATTAAGCCGACATAGCCTTGAGACCCTTCGAAATGTGGCTACTCACCCTGCTTTTGGTAGTGCATTGCGTGTTCTCGTGATCCACCCTGATCACCTTACAGCACGTCACCTAGCCAACTTTCGGGAtaaagaagctgctgctgtggatAAAATCAGCTATGAACAACATTTAGCGGAGCAGGACCATCTTGCAGCATCAGGCTACGACACTGCATGTCTCGCACAAGGCCTTTCCAAGGCAACAAACTGCAGGACAATATTCATTGAGGATGATATTGACCACCGCCCTTGGGGGGCTCGTTCTCTCGAGAAATTGACCGGTGTTGAACCAAACTCCACATTGGACAGCTTAGAAAGCCGGAAATTCTTTGCCCGCGCGATTCATGTCATCttcgctgctgttgctgcaggTTGTGTCCCACTGGAGCGGTTTGAACTCTATGTGGGGTTGTCTAGAGTTCCAGTGGACCCAGGAATGCTGCAGCTCCCGGATTTCTGCCTCACTATGAGTCCTATTACTTCGACACTCACAACCTTACGTTTCACAGTTGGGCCAccagagaggggaagtgcGTTGCCCTGGGCAAGGCATCTAGTACGATTTATCGTGCAGTTTTCCAGGCTTGAAGTGCTACGTCTAGGTTTTGCTTCTCGTATTCAAGTAGGGGATCTTAAGGCGCTAAGCGAAGGCATTTGCCTCAAGAATCTCCGCGTCTTGGAGATCGACACAGTCAGTGGTACGGAAGATCATTTAGCTAGGCTACTTCTTGCCCATAAAATGACTTTGCGCGACGTGTATCTGGAATTAACCGAACTTCCAACTCTTGAGTCCTGGAAATCATTACTCACGACCGTTCGGGATGAACTTTGTTTAGACCGCCTTGAAATCACGGACTGTGAAGCCAGTGATCGTATCGTTATGTTCGGCGACAAGCAGTTATCAGATTCTATTAGCATccaaggagggaaaaaagttTTGGATAATCTCATCGGGACACTAACgttggggaagatgatctgA
- a CDS encoding uncharacterized protein (COG:S;~EggNog:ENOG410PU0E), whose amino-acid sequence MSGASDGVPSNRQEWESMVKSKGLQGKTVHAAELASGSKIGVDQHLLLRVLWVDHRSNLSLPPKISKLLPKAAGMLAEYKSWETYCDSFGNTENPEGSFAVARYYQQKAANSKENIQPNSFDTPVALRTRSKQNNKAPDISKLQLNPPETPSGKQRKPPETPILSTSDDDWIADDDDSPPKMTPVTPAAQVPEELQKKMYPPTKDEQIVNTALLVFLNALTFHFPDCVPCEWTLHRRSFHANFTQASFEARTDGYLDDGQENACALIEVKPVIRGKRQNLIQMQESAQMVAWLMNDSDNSNIDKMQVSLRLQDL is encoded by the coding sequence ATGAGTGGTGCTTCCGATGGAGTTCCCTCCAATCGACAGGAGTGGGAAAGCATGGTCAAGAGCAAGGGCCTCCAGGGAAAAACTGTCCACGCAGCTGAGCTGGCTTCTGGTTCCAAAATTGGTGTTGATCAACACTTGCTTCTTCGCGTTCTATGGGTGGATCATCGTTCGAATTTGTCACTCCCCCCGAAAATCAGCAAGTTGCTACCAAAGGCAGCCGGAATGCTGGCGGAGTATAAATCCTGGGAAACGTACTGTGACAGTTTTGGTAACACCGAAAATCCCGAAGGAAGCTTTGCAGTGGCTCGCTATTATCAGCAGAAGGCTGCAAATAGCAAAGAGAACATCCAACCCAATAGCTTTGACACCCCGGTCGCACTGCGTACCCGCAGCaaacaaaataataaagcGCCGGATATATCCAAACTACAACTGAATCCACCAGAGACCCCATCgggaaaacaaagaaagccGCCGGAGACACCTATCCTGTCAACCTCTGACGATGATTGGAttgccgacgatgacgactCCCCGCCCAAGATGACACCTGTTACTCCAGCTGCGCAGGTCCCTGAAGAGCTGCAAAAGAAAATGTACCCACCGACAAAAGATGAACAGATTGTGAATACCGCACTTTTAGTATTCCTCAATGCGCTTACTTTTCATTTCCCTGATTGCGTGCCTTGCGAATGGACGCTTCACCGGAGAAGCTTCCACGCCAATTTCACCCAGGCTAGCTTCGAAGCTCGGACGGATGGTTATCTGGATGATGGCCAGGAGAACGCTTGTGCTCTCATTGAGGTTAAACCTGTCATCCGAGGAAAGAGACAAAACCTTATACAGATGCAGGAGAGCGCCCAAATGGTTGCCTGGCTCATGAATGACTCTGATAACAGCAACATTGACAAAATGCAAGTATCTCTTCGACTCCAAGACCTCTGA
- a CDS encoding uncharacterized protein (COG:S;~EggNog:ENOG410Q1BA;~TransMembrane:2 (o27-47i54-75o)), which yields MVAHSLLHGAIAIARADNPIASLRHDWVPLLAAAAVLVIIPVTLHAVVRRHCQVAMNIHYLLAVTAMVALAYHTWDQSLRPTTLECWTAHRKHTCL from the exons ATGGTCGCCCATTCCCTGCTTCAtggagccattgccatcgccaGAGCGGATAACCCGATCGCCTCGCTGAGGCATGATTGGGTTCCTTTACTG GCAGCTGCTGCCGTTCTTGTCATAATCCCCGTGACGTTGCATGCGGTCGTCCGACGGCACTGTCAGGTCGCCATGAATATCCACTACCTTCTGGCGGTCACGGCAATGGTGGCCCTGGCGTATCATACGTGGGACCAAAG TCTTCGTCCAACAACGCTGGAGTGCTGGACGGCCCACCGTAAGCATACGTGCCTTTGA
- a CDS encoding uncharacterized protein (InterPro:IPR039261), with protein sequence MDITVPSGAKVESGQYLYLWLPQAGLRTASQLPLFYVSSWEDTPQPNDTWTPGPEHLPSQRAQIDVSEQSASQENTLSEADTLVPDDASLRSTEQGEEWRQAGTAAEREAAVHTTSQRHGSRGRAWLHPARGHCTLHVLARPQSSALAAALYDAEQLHNARHSAFVLGPYGRPPDLARFGIVLLIVEDIGIARVFSLIQTLVLASEQHRGMVRKLVVVWQMGDLDNRRWVNMQHLLDLDRQEFQILRFVLYYRRNCNHEPSRNPGTRIRFRKGSVDLAQTIRRYLNTRRGSMLVGGMDPLRGRWGKAGSSDEAILTDPLSPVCARQSIRNQVRAIVQPKLSDDLRLLDLDVEPYHQWLGSDSTVADTTGPSRNHLQWIGSRITEGRDHSR encoded by the exons ATGGACATCACCGTTCCCTCAGGGGCAAAAGTCGAGTCCGGCCAATATCTGTACCTCTGGCTGCCACAAGCAGGCCTGCGGACGGCTAGCCAGCTGCCGCTATTTTATGTCTCATCCTGGGAAGATACACCGCAGCCCAACGATACATGGACACCCGGACCAGAACACCTCCCGAGCCAGCGCGCACAGATCGATGTGTCGGAGCAGTCTGCCAGCCAAGAGAACACGCTGAGTGAGGCAGACACATTGGTACCGGACGATGCATCGCTACGCTCGACCGAAcaaggggaagaatggaGACAGGCAGGGACAGCCGCAGAACGCGAAGCAGCCGTGCATACGACCAGTCAGCGTCACGGGTCGAGAGGGAGGGCCTGGTTGCATCCTGCGAGGGGCCACTGCACGCTACATGTGCTGGCCCGTCCGCAGTCTTCGGCACTGGCGGCGGCGCTCTATGATGCCGAGCAGCTCCACAACGCTCGACACAGCGCGTTCGTGCTGGGACCGTACGGGAGACCGCCGGATCTGGCCCGCTTCGGCATCGTTCTCCTCATCGTAGAGGATATCGGAATTGCGCGCGTCTTCTCACTCATCCAGACCCTGGTCCTCGCGAGTGAACAACACCGCGGCATGGTACGGAAGCTCGTCGTGGTCTGGCAAATGGGGGACCTAG ACAATCGTCGGTGGGTGAACATGCAGCATTTGCTGGACCTCGATCGCCAAGAATTCCAG ATCCTCCGATTCGTCCTGTACTACCGTCGAAACTGCAACCATGAGCCATCTCGGAACCCCGGTACGAGGATTCGATTCAGAAAAGGGTCTGTGGATTTAGCACAGACGATAAGGAGATACCTGAATACCCGTCGCGGGAGCATGTTGGTAGGCGGTATGGACCCTCTTCGAGGCCGCTGGGGGAAGGCCGGTTCCTCCGATGAAGCCATTCTAACGGATCCCTTGTCTCCAGTCTGTGCGCGACAGTCGATCCGGAACCAGGTCAGGGCGATCGTTCAGCCCAAGCTGAGCGATGACCTCCGGCTACTAGATCTTGACGTTGAGCCGTATCATCAGTGGTTGGGCTCGGACTCAACGGTGGCAGACACTACCGGACCATCCAGAAACCACC
- a CDS encoding uncharacterized protein (COG:S;~EggNog:ENOG410PGXJ;~TransMembrane:7 (o20-38i45-66o72-95i107-131o151-170i182-205o217-237i)), producing the protein MMPSAGQRPTDPDILVVEAWGQGFLVGSLIVMIAITAANMRKGVLLHRLIVAELALALGHGTFIFVHAPAYGWFLSVTAVGLTISHSLHNVIAWMKIRGFFPPWGTRLYLITLLAAQPYWVVEIYANFAFFNRGQALYTTTRPLEPLFRDPWWIFTTYFLLYTIQRGYGCSLMQLIRISPRFGVMLLFMVISVVFAIVDMCAIRVENRLGYPPGMEPFWKLAFVFKCLSDTIILDDFRSALDRLRYHYHPDGMPPQETTHARGRSTNRLVDCVPEASIKCPEPVCRPPDMV; encoded by the exons ATGATGCCAAGTGCTGGCCAGCGTCCTACTGACCCGGACATCCTTGTCGTGGAGGCGTGGGGACAAGGATTCCTGGTGGGCTCCCTTATTGTCATGATTGCCATCACCGCGGCCAACATGAGAAAAGGGGTGCTCCTGCACAGACTCATCGTGGCAGAG CTCGCCCTGGCCCTCGGGCATGGAACGTTCATCTTTGTCCATGCGCCTGCGTATGGCTGGTTTCTCTCGGTCACGGCCGTGGGGCTCACAATTTCGCATTCCCTCCACAACGTGATCGCATGGATGAAGATTCGCGGCTTTTTCCCACCCTGGGGCACGCGACTGTATCTGATCACCCTGCTGGCGGCCCAGCCGTACTGGGTCGTCGAGATCTATGCCAATTTTGCCTTTTTCAATCGGGGCCAGGCCTtatacaccaccacccggcCACTCGAGCCGCTTTTCCG GGACCCTTGGtggatcttcaccacctacTTTCTCCTGTACACCATCCAGCGGGGTTATGGGTGTTCGCTGATGCAGCTGATTCGCATCAGCCCACGGTTCGGCGTCATGCTCTTGTTCATGGTGATCTCGGTTGTATTTGCGATTGTGGACATGTGTGCGATCCGGGTCGAGAATCGCCTAGGTTACCCCCCGGGCATGGAACCGTTCTGGAAG TTAGCGTTTGTTTTCAAGTGCCTGAGcgacaccatcatcttggatgacttCCGGAGCGCCCTGGATCGACTGCGCTATCACTACCACCCGGACGGTATGCCACCGCAGGAGACCACGCACGCTCGTGGTCGGAGCACAAACCGGCTTGTGGACTGTGTACCCGAGGCGTCTATCAAATGCCCCGAGCCAGTATGTCGGCCACCGGACATGGTGTAA
- a CDS encoding uncharacterized protein (COG:S;~EggNog:ENOG410PYHX), with the protein MANTRSGKDTSKPTGVDKNTNARKTRERDEMAAQRRKIEDKRRQRQQELESLRKDLLAAESQLKGSQLTEDERAELQNKHNNFQQVIQSTEADIKKDDEDLMDIDTKEHAATGSNGQAPENNAPSTQPQPVPQNTLSPTGDETSVKQEAVDASNGQGQGQHRKAALPDPDTAKASVEEPDLVGSSNPNEDNDGELLVRLDTLSKDGHSNGVADAWFMMLAAEKLIVRYGPKQACKYVIQSGKGHNLDGLPQVSDPESRLCSIMEKDKRGKNRRRYGPENIEGIVGVAILERPLNTKSSKAPTTYVKLKWTNIKEEDKHLCRDGTNWITRTDLVEITNEELATSKITEAWEKQEARYNNWEKGLPIGTPSRSPTPCPLDVWQRAKRERSCPVRGQSRDTMKREATASPAPDIMNAGSSDSSESQSGNPVHPIPEGATGAAIDSTTPSDKPASQITFSRKEYVERMTNSMALDKTDMQAYVKALALIEAEYAVYKGHLLANGGVEVY; encoded by the coding sequence ATGGCCAACACACGTTCAGGAAAGGATACTTCAAAACCCACTGGTGTCGACAAAAACACCAACGCTCGAAAGACCCGTGAAAGAGATGAAATGGCCgcccagagaaggaaaatTGAAGACAAGCGGAGACAGCGCCAGCAGGAGCTCGAGTCACTCCGGAAGGACTTGCTAGCGGCGGAGAGCCAATTGAAAGGCTCGCAGCTTACCGAGGATGAGAGGGCCGAGCTGCAGAACAAGCACAATAATTTTCAACAAGTCATCCAATCTACGGAAGCGGATATCAAgaaagatgacgaagatTTGATGGATATTGATACGAAGGAGCATGCTGCCACAGGTTCCAACGGTCAGGCCCCTGAGAATAACGCGCCATCGACACAACCACAACCTGTGCCGCAGAACACATTGTCCCCGACTGGGGATGAGACGTCGGTGAAGCAGGAAGCAGTGGATGCTTCCAATGGGCAGGGGCAGGGACAACATAGAAAAGCAGCACTTCCTGATCCTGATACCGCAAAAGCGTCCGTCGAGGAACCAGATTTGGTCGGAAGTTCGAATCCGAACGAAGATAACGATGGTGAATTACTAGTCCGATTAGATACATTATCAAAAGATGGCCATTCGAACGGTGTAGCAGATGCGTGGTTCATGATGCTCGCAGCCGAGAAGCTGATTGTTCGATACGGGCCAAAGCAAGCGTGCAAGTATGTCATCCAATCCGGCAAAGGACACAATCTCGATGGTCTTCCGCAAGTATCCGATCCAGAGTCGCGGCTTTGCTCCATCATGGAGAAAGACAAACGGGGAAAAAACCGCCGTCGCTATGGCCCCGAGAATATCGAAGGGATTGTTGGTGTAGCCATTCTGGAGAGGCCTCTTAATACGAAAAGCTCTAAGGCGCCAACGACCTATGTGAAGCTCAAGTGGACTAATATCAAAGAGGAAGACAAACATTTATGCCGTGATGGTACCAATTGGATTACACGAACAGATCTCGTCGAAATAACCAATGAGGAACTGGCTACGTCAAAAATCACGGAGGCGTGGGAGAAACAGGAGGCACGTTACAATAACTGGGAGAAAGGGTTACCTATTGGAACTCCAAGTCGCTCGCCCACGCCGTGTCCACTGGACGTCTGGCAAAGAGCAAAGCGGGAAAGGAGCTGTCCCGTAAGAGGACAATCTAGGGACACGATGAAGCGAGAGGCGACAGCCAGCCCCGCTCCGGATATCATGAATGCGGGGTCTAGTGATAGTTCAGAATCGCAATCCGGAAATCCTGTTCACCCCATTCCTGAAGGGGCAACTGGTGCCGCAATCGACTCAACTACGCCATCCGATAAGCCTGCGTCACAAATAACCTTTAGCCGGAAGGAATATGTGGAAAGGATGACCAACAGCATGGCTTTGGATAAGACAGATATGCAAGCATACGTGAAAGCACTAGCCTTGATTGAAGCCGAATATGCGGTTTATAAGGGTCATTTGCTGGCAAACGGAGGTGTGGAGGTGTACTAA
- a CDS encoding uncharacterized protein (COG:S;~EggNog:ENOG410Q2MM) has translation MSSTESEEHMKLRDDLRELRTTFSSFRADQFDYSYLQALKVNVSSMDLDNPDKKPNFFTACRASLLLDPDDEYDRGKRITYPDFESTDPIHRRPIDCAKNLIAYFSSYITANDIGSETKISATSWSSISLGEKPFDGLDEYKEPEFGVTSAIRVRNSSHPHVKAMIYNDLEGKDGRLLRGEIILALRIILAQARWRRLFGHMTVPVLLFSFMGRQHARIIEAYFDGKLLVMRPTRLFDLCDKDKVLIKRFGQWYFGEPTGETRKKLRS, from the exons ATGTCTTCCACCGAGTCTGAAGAACACATGAAGCTACGGGATGACCTCCGTGAACTCAGGACGACATTCAGCTCCTTTCGAGCAGATCAGTTTGACTACAGTTATCTGCAGGCACTGAAGGTGAACGTCTCATCCATGGATCTGGACAATCCCGATAAGAAGCCGAATTTTTTCACTGCATGCCGTGCCTCTCTGTTACTGGATCctgatgatgaatatgacCGGGGGAAGAGAATCACGTATCCTGATTTCGAGTCAACCGACCCGATACATAGACGTCCAATCGATTGCGCAAAGAACTTGATTGCTTATTTCTCCTCCTACATTACTGCCAATGACATTGGTAGTGAAACCAAAATTTCTGCCACGTCGTGGTCTAGTATCAG CCTAGGTGAAAAGCCTTTCGATGGCTTGGACGAATATAAAGAACCGGAATTCGGAGTCACCTCGGCCATTAGGGTCCGAAACTCTTCACATCCGCACGTGAAGGCGATGATCTACAATGATCTGGAAGGTAAAGATGGTCGACTTCTCCGTGGAGAGATTATACTTGCTCTCCGCATCATTCTTGCACAAGCCAGGTGGCGTCGCTTGTTTGGGCATATGACTGTCCCG gttcttcttttttccttcatGGGACGCCAACATGCTCGAATCATCGAAGCATACTTCGATGGGAAATTGTTGGTGATGCGTCCAACTCGGCTATTTGATCTCTGCGATAAGGACAAAGTTTTGATCAAACGCTTTGGGCAGTGGTATTTCGGAGAGCCGACCGGAGAAACCAGAAAGAAGCTACGATCCTGA
- a CDS encoding uncharacterized protein (COG:S;~EggNog:ENOG410QEHG), whose translation MRLCPFTALHTASELGSHDTLHDADCSSARIASIIEAQYHVRVGERTIKTRLSGWGVSKRDRTATTDSSLHSRIKELFFERCLSDAEILRTIRAEGFTVSSRTLRRIRTEQGLVRRTDDSSERQLHDDIATKHLLEAYNEGTIQGYGRELLFAHMRGEYLIIPRYRLHEIYRTIAPEAIQQRKNDMQ comes from the exons atgCGTTTATGTCCCTTTACCGCTCTACATACCGCATCCGAATTAGGATCTCATGATACTCTGCATGATGCT GACTGTTCTTCAGCTCGTATTGCCTCTATTATTGAGGCACAATACCACGTACGAGTCGGCGAGCGTACAATCAAGACCAGGTTAAGTGGTTGGGGTGTTAGCAAGCGCGATCGTACGGCTACCACTGATTCTTCTCTACACAGCCGGATCAAGGAGTTGTTCTTTGAGAGGTGCCTCTCTGATGCAGAGATTCTACGTACTATACGGGCTGAAGGATTTACTGTCTCTTCACGAACACTTCGACGAATCCGTACGGAGCAAGGCCTCGTCCGACGAACAGATGATTCTAGTGAGCGTCAACTCCATGATGATATAGCTACGAAGCACCTGCTTGAAGCATATAATGAAGGGACTATCCAAGGCTACGGACGAGAGCTTTTATTTGCTCATATGCGTGGtgaatatcttattattccAAG ATATCGGCTACATGAAATCTACCGTACGATTGCACCTGAGGCTATACAACAACGGAAGAATGACATGCAGTGA
- a CDS encoding uncharacterized protein (InterPro:IPR039261), with protein sequence MATPASTACTVAGAMRPIDRLLSIRDDCVHCRGHSVFCECYIRMLVQVSEQRRAMVRKLKIVWQMQDFDHQGWLGDWMQELLDHDHGEFKILEFRLYYLTKPYKGAIRLRYPGEGFGERIKLCQGPLMAREIVQGHLSKRRGKLAVDVCARQSIRQHVRDVVQSRTGPDIRLFDFDLEPRHTWEAPCRDNDAATNLAQSVHRK encoded by the exons ATGGCAACACCAGCGTCGACAGCCTGCACTGTTGCTGGGGCCATGCGGCCGATCGATCGACTTCTCTCTATTCGGGACGATTGTGTTCATTGTAGAGGACATTCAGTATTTTGCGAATGCTATATCCGCATGCTTGTTCAGGTTAGCGAGCAACGGCGGGCCATGGTACGCAAGTTGAAGATCGTGTGGCAGATGCAAGACTTTG ATCACCAAGGCTGGCTGGGCGATTGGATGCAGGAGCTTCTGGATCACGACCACGGCGAATTTAAG ATTCTTGAATTTCGTCTGTATTACCTTACAAAACCTTACAAAGGGGCCATCCGTTTACGGTACCCCGGTGAGGGGTTCGGAGAACGAATCAAACTGTGTCAAGGGCCACTGATGGCCAGAGAAATCGTCCAAGGCCACCTGAGCAAGCGCCGTGGGAAGCTAGCTGTCGATG TGTGCGCCCGCCAGTCGATTCGCCAACATGTCCGTGATGTTGTCCAGTCTCGGACGGGGCCGGACATCAGACTCTTTGACTTCGACCTCGAGCCGCGTCATACCTGGGAGGCCCCTTGTCGCGACAATGACGCCGCCACTAATCTTGCGCAAAGTGTCCATCGAAAATGA